The following proteins come from a genomic window of Haliaeetus albicilla chromosome 23, bHalAlb1.1, whole genome shotgun sequence:
- the FOXO4 gene encoding forkhead box protein O4, with product MAEAGGAAAAPDIDPDFEPQSRPRSCTWPLPRPELPAAPAEAGGAAGAAEEGAGGAAAGPGRAEGARAGGAAARKGGSRRNAWGNQSYAELISQAIESAPEKRLTLAQIYEWMVRSVPYFKDKGDSNSSAGWKNSIRHNLSLHSKFIKVHNEATGKSSWWMLNPEGGKSGKAPRRRAASMDNSSKLAKVRGKASKKKPPLQSAPESTADSPGSQFPKWPGSPSSRSNEDSDMWNTFRPRTSSNASTISARLSPILTEQDDLHDEELLPSLVYSSASSNVPPTVTEELELIDGLNLMSPSSSVLSTQQSASSGQIQRDSSFSLRSPNSAGQTTTFGNSLFNPVDISLQSSVSHFSAPQTLEALLTPSSPPPRDVMMTQVDPVLPQTGNRMSSRTLLLLGGQAAQNKMSSGNPRGKPIEQQAEPVSASILPSTLPIVTSPQNTASITSLKAPVSATTAQSVQLGSPLLLSSASPAPLGLNQDRLPIDLDIDMYMENLECDMDYIINSELMDGEGLDFNFEPILSTPSYPSTSQASNHTWVPS from the exons ATGGCGGAGGCGGGCGGCGCCGCGGCGGCGCCGGACATCGACCCCGACTTCGAGCCGCAGAGCCGGCCGCGCTCCTGCACCTGGCCGCTGCCGCGGCCTGAGCTGCCGGCGGCGCCGGCGgaggcgggcggcgcggcgggcgcggcggaGGAGGGCGCAGGTGgtgcggcggcggggcccgggcgggccgagggggcgcgggcgggcggcgcggcggcgcggAAGGGCGGCTCCCGGCGCAACGCCTGGGGCAACCAGTCCTACGCCGAGCTCATCAGCCAGGCCATCGAGAGCGCCCCCGAGAAGCGGCTCACGCTGGCGCAGATCTACGAGTGGATGGTCCGCTCCGTCCCCTACTTCAAGGACAAGGGCGACAGCAACAGCTCCGCCGGCTGGAAG aactctATTAGACATAACCTGTCCCTGCACAGCAAGTTTATTAAAGTCCATAATGAAGCCACAGGGAAGAGCTCTTGGTGGATGCTCAATCCTGAGGGTGGTAAAAGTGGAAAAGCACCAAGAAGAAGAGCTGCCTCCATGGACAACAGCAGCAAACTTGCAAAAGTCAGGGGTAAAGCATCCAAAAAGAAGCCTCCTCTGCAGTCTGCTCCAGAATCCACTGCTGACAGTCCTGGCTCCCAATTCCCTAAGTGGCCTGGGAGCCCATCCTCAAGAAGCAATGAGGACTCTGACATGTGGAACACCTTCCGGCCTCGAACCAGTTCCAATGCAAGCACCATTAGTGCCAGACTTTCTCCTATCCTGACAGAGCAGGATGACCTCCACGATGAAGAGTTGCTTCCTTCTTTAGTGTACTCCAGTGCATCTAGCAATGTTCCACCAACTGTGACTGAGGAGCTTGAGCTCATTGATGGCTTAAACTTGATGTCTCCCAGCTCATCTGTGTTATCTACCCAGCAGTCTGCCTCGAGTGGTCAGATCCAGAGAGATTCCAGTTTTTCTTTGCGGAGCCCAAATTCAGCTGGTCAGACCACTACTTTTGGCAATTCCCTGTTTAACCCTGTTGATATCTCACTGCAAAGTTCTGTCAGCCATTTCTCTGCCCCTCAGACCTTGGAAGCTCTTCTGACACCCAGCTCTCCGCCTCCAAGGGATGTTATGATGACTCAGGTGGATCCAGTTCTCCCACAGACTGGTAACAGGATGAGCAGCCGAACTCTTCTGCTTCTAGGTGGACAAGCCGCCCAGAATAAAATGAGCTCAGGCAATCCACGAGGAAAGCCTATAGAGCAGCAGGCAGAACCAGTCAGTGCCAGCATTTTGCCATCAACACTTCCCATAGTAACATCTCCTCAAAACACTGCCAGCATCACCAGTTTGAAGGCTCCAGTTTCTGCAACAACTGCCCAGTCAGTCCAGCTGGGCAGTCCactgcttctttcttctgctaGCCCTGCTCCCTTGGGATTGAACCAGGACAGGCTGCCTATTGACCTGGACATTGACATGTACATGGAGAACCTTGAATGTGATATGGATTACATAATCAACAGTGAACTTATGGATGGAGAAGGACTGGACTTTAATTTTGAACCCATTCTGTCTACTCCCAGCTATCCCAGCACCTCGCAGGCCTCCAACCATACCTGGGTACCAAGTTAA
- the SNX12 gene encoding sorting nexin-12 gives MSEAAVADTRRLNAKPQDLTDAYGPPSNFLEIDIFNPQTVGMGRARYTSYELRMRTNLPIFKLKESCVRRRYSDFEWLKNELERDSKIVVPPLPGKALKRQLPFRGDEGIFEESFIEERRQGLEQFINKIAGHPLAQNERCLHMFLQEETIDRNYVPGKVRQ, from the exons ATGTCGGAGGCGGCGGTGGCGGACACCCGGCGCCTGAACGCCAAGCCGCAGGACCTGACGGACGCGTACGGGCCGCCCAGCAACTTCCTCGAGATCGACATCTTCAACCCGCAGACCGTGGGCATGGGCCGCGCCAGATACACCAGCTACGAGCTCCGGATGCGG ACAAACCTCCCAATCTTCAAATTGAAGGAGTCGTGTGTGAGGAGACGATACAGTGACTTTGAATGGCTGAAGAATGAGCTGGAACGAGACAGTAAG ATTGTAGTGCCACCACTGCCTGGAAAAGCCTTGAAACGACAGCTTCCCTTCCGAGGAGACGAAGGCATCTTTGAGGAGTCCTTCATTGAGGAGCGGAGACAGGGACTAGAACAGTTTATTAACAA AATTGCTGGACACCCACTGGCACAGAATGAGCGCTGCTTACATATGTTCCTGCAAGAGGAGACTATTGATAGGAATTACGTCCCAGGGAAAGTGCGCCAGTAG
- the LOC138690730 gene encoding collagen alpha-1(I) chain-like isoform X2, which translates to MWRWEQPPAGSGSPVCPDLLRHVDGPRSPLSPLYLSFFEEECRTIATRLRLGAAVAAEPSPGPGEDSALWPDAAGPITSTPLHTSPPLDERAPDSATPAARPSTGGSEAAAPGPARGVPRRLPQPAAGGGPGAARPGSGLARPQALSRKGARRGAGQPPCGGPGPAGRPRTPARSPGRGGRLSVSRARASLGLQLPKAGKELGGLGTRLPQPSGTKLKLMPAAKSRLQHPHGALQLTQPSAIPKPTPRDAEMETAVKVGGRRQPSRRLSTAIPIVASRSRLQPLGKVASPKRFCLGSTTQELICNRTRELKEDGESKEWLVAAGTVLGVGKADQTWVCVESSFSSELAPGPTPGCGNAVPAEQSAGDQLSQELKHVKNELERVKGELADKTAQCEAYCQMISSLQAQLRAAGICLEDAAVESGDSGRH; encoded by the exons ATGTGGCGGTGGGAGCAGCCGCCGGCGGGGTCCGGCTCGCCAGTCTGCCCCGACTTGCTGCGGCATGTAGACGGCCCGCGCTCGCCGCTCTCCCCGCTGTACCTCAGCTTCTTCGAGGAGGAGTGCCGCACCATCGCCACCCGCCTGCGCCTCGGCGCCGCCGTTGCGGCGGAGCCCTCGCCGGGCCCGGGGGAGGACAGCGCCCTGTGGCCCGACGCCGCCGGGCCCATCACCTCCACGCCGCTGCACACCTCGCCGCCCCTTGACGAGAGGGCCCCGGACAGCGCGacgcccgccgcccgcccgaGCACGGGTGGCTCCGAGGCTgccgccccgggcccggcccgcggGGTGCCCCGGCGCCTCCCGCAGCCCGCTGCCGGCGGTGGCCCCGGCGCAGCGCGGCCCGGCTCCGGCCTCGCCCGCCCGCAGGCCCTGTCCCGTAAGGGAGCACGGCGCGGTGCCGGACAGCCCCCCTGCGGTGGGCCGGGCCCCGCGGGCCGCCCCCGCACCCCGGCCCGGTCCCCGGGCCGTGGCGGCAGGCTCTCCGTCTCCCGGGCACGGGCCTCTCTGGGTCTGCAGCTCCCTAAGGCCGGCAAGGAGCTCGGTGGCCTGGGAACAAGGCTCCCGCAGCCCTCAG gTACCAAGCTGAAGCTGATGCCGGCTGCCAAGTCCAGGCTTCAGCATCCCCATGGGGCCTTGCAGCTGACACAACCTTCTGCCATTCCCAAACCCACCCCCCGGGACGCAGAGATGGAAA CTGCTGTCAAGGTTGGGGGTCGCAGACAGCCCTCCCGGAGGCTCTCCACAGCAATTCCTATTGTGGCTTCTCGCTCCCGACTGCAGCCGCTGGGAAAAGTGGCTTCCCCCAAGCGCTTTTGCCTCG GATCGACTACGCAGGAGCTGATATGCAATAGGACCCGAGAGCTGAAGGAAGATGGTGAGAGCAAAGAATGGCTGGTTGCAGCAGGGACTGTCTTGGGAGTAG GTAAGGCTGACCAGACATGGGTGTGTGTGGAGTCCTCTTTTTCCAGTGAGTTGGCCCCTGGCCCGACTCCAGGGTGTGGGAATGCAGTCCCTGCTGAGCAG TCTGCAGGTGATCAGTTGTCCCAGGAGCTGAAGCATGTAAAGAACGAACTGGAGCGAGTGAAGGGCGAACTTG ctgacAAGACTGCCCAGTGTGAAGCCTATTGCCAGATGATCTCCTCCTTGCAGGCTCAGCTCAGAGCAGCAG GAATCTGTCTGGAAGATGCAGCAGTGGAGAGTGGTGACTCGGGGAGACACTGA
- the LOC138690730 gene encoding collagen alpha-1(I) chain-like isoform X5 → MWRWEQPPAGSGSPVCPDLLRHVDGPRSPLSPLYLSFFEEECRTIATRLRLGAAVAAEPSPGPGEDSALWPDAAGPITSTPLHTSPPLDERAPDSATPAARPSTGGSEAAAPGPARGVPRRLPQPAAGGGPGAARPGSGLARPQALSRKGARRGAGQPPCGGPGPAGRPRTPARSPGRGGRLSVSRARASLGLQLPKAGKELGGLGTRLPQPSGTKLKLMPAAKSRLQHPHGALQLTQPSAIPKPTPRDAEMETAVKVGGRRQPSRRLSTAIPIVASRSRLQPLGKVASPKRFCLGSTTQELICNRTRELKEDGKADQTWVCVESSFSSELAPGPTPGCGNAVPAEQSAGDQLSQELKHVKNELERVKGELADKTAQCEAYCQMISSLQAQLRAAGICLEDAAVESGDSGRH, encoded by the exons ATGTGGCGGTGGGAGCAGCCGCCGGCGGGGTCCGGCTCGCCAGTCTGCCCCGACTTGCTGCGGCATGTAGACGGCCCGCGCTCGCCGCTCTCCCCGCTGTACCTCAGCTTCTTCGAGGAGGAGTGCCGCACCATCGCCACCCGCCTGCGCCTCGGCGCCGCCGTTGCGGCGGAGCCCTCGCCGGGCCCGGGGGAGGACAGCGCCCTGTGGCCCGACGCCGCCGGGCCCATCACCTCCACGCCGCTGCACACCTCGCCGCCCCTTGACGAGAGGGCCCCGGACAGCGCGacgcccgccgcccgcccgaGCACGGGTGGCTCCGAGGCTgccgccccgggcccggcccgcggGGTGCCCCGGCGCCTCCCGCAGCCCGCTGCCGGCGGTGGCCCCGGCGCAGCGCGGCCCGGCTCCGGCCTCGCCCGCCCGCAGGCCCTGTCCCGTAAGGGAGCACGGCGCGGTGCCGGACAGCCCCCCTGCGGTGGGCCGGGCCCCGCGGGCCGCCCCCGCACCCCGGCCCGGTCCCCGGGCCGTGGCGGCAGGCTCTCCGTCTCCCGGGCACGGGCCTCTCTGGGTCTGCAGCTCCCTAAGGCCGGCAAGGAGCTCGGTGGCCTGGGAACAAGGCTCCCGCAGCCCTCAG gTACCAAGCTGAAGCTGATGCCGGCTGCCAAGTCCAGGCTTCAGCATCCCCATGGGGCCTTGCAGCTGACACAACCTTCTGCCATTCCCAAACCCACCCCCCGGGACGCAGAGATGGAAA CTGCTGTCAAGGTTGGGGGTCGCAGACAGCCCTCCCGGAGGCTCTCCACAGCAATTCCTATTGTGGCTTCTCGCTCCCGACTGCAGCCGCTGGGAAAAGTGGCTTCCCCCAAGCGCTTTTGCCTCG GATCGACTACGCAGGAGCTGATATGCAATAGGACCCGAGAGCTGAAGGAAGATG GTAAGGCTGACCAGACATGGGTGTGTGTGGAGTCCTCTTTTTCCAGTGAGTTGGCCCCTGGCCCGACTCCAGGGTGTGGGAATGCAGTCCCTGCTGAGCAG TCTGCAGGTGATCAGTTGTCCCAGGAGCTGAAGCATGTAAAGAACGAACTGGAGCGAGTGAAGGGCGAACTTG ctgacAAGACTGCCCAGTGTGAAGCCTATTGCCAGATGATCTCCTCCTTGCAGGCTCAGCTCAGAGCAGCAG GAATCTGTCTGGAAGATGCAGCAGTGGAGAGTGGTGACTCGGGGAGACACTGA
- the LOC138690730 gene encoding collagen alpha-1(I) chain-like isoform X1: protein MWRWEQPPAGSGSPVCPDLLRHVDGPRSPLSPLYLSFFEEECRTIATRLRLGAAVAAEPSPGPGEDSALWPDAAGPITSTPLHTSPPLDERAPDSATPAARPSTGGSEAAAPGPARGVPRRLPQPAAGGGPGAARPGSGLARPQALSRKGARRGAGQPPCGGPGPAGRPRTPARSPGRGGRLSVSRARASLGLQLPKAGKELGGLGTRLPQPSGTKLKLMPAAKSRLQHPHGALQLTQPSAIPKPTPRDAEMETAVKVGGRRQPSRRLSTAIPIVASRSRLQPLGKVASPKRFCLGKGSTTQELICNRTRELKEDGESKEWLVAAGTVLGVGKADQTWVCVESSFSSELAPGPTPGCGNAVPAEQSAGDQLSQELKHVKNELERVKGELADKTAQCEAYCQMISSLQAQLRAAGICLEDAAVESGDSGRH from the exons ATGTGGCGGTGGGAGCAGCCGCCGGCGGGGTCCGGCTCGCCAGTCTGCCCCGACTTGCTGCGGCATGTAGACGGCCCGCGCTCGCCGCTCTCCCCGCTGTACCTCAGCTTCTTCGAGGAGGAGTGCCGCACCATCGCCACCCGCCTGCGCCTCGGCGCCGCCGTTGCGGCGGAGCCCTCGCCGGGCCCGGGGGAGGACAGCGCCCTGTGGCCCGACGCCGCCGGGCCCATCACCTCCACGCCGCTGCACACCTCGCCGCCCCTTGACGAGAGGGCCCCGGACAGCGCGacgcccgccgcccgcccgaGCACGGGTGGCTCCGAGGCTgccgccccgggcccggcccgcggGGTGCCCCGGCGCCTCCCGCAGCCCGCTGCCGGCGGTGGCCCCGGCGCAGCGCGGCCCGGCTCCGGCCTCGCCCGCCCGCAGGCCCTGTCCCGTAAGGGAGCACGGCGCGGTGCCGGACAGCCCCCCTGCGGTGGGCCGGGCCCCGCGGGCCGCCCCCGCACCCCGGCCCGGTCCCCGGGCCGTGGCGGCAGGCTCTCCGTCTCCCGGGCACGGGCCTCTCTGGGTCTGCAGCTCCCTAAGGCCGGCAAGGAGCTCGGTGGCCTGGGAACAAGGCTCCCGCAGCCCTCAG gTACCAAGCTGAAGCTGATGCCGGCTGCCAAGTCCAGGCTTCAGCATCCCCATGGGGCCTTGCAGCTGACACAACCTTCTGCCATTCCCAAACCCACCCCCCGGGACGCAGAGATGGAAA CTGCTGTCAAGGTTGGGGGTCGCAGACAGCCCTCCCGGAGGCTCTCCACAGCAATTCCTATTGTGGCTTCTCGCTCCCGACTGCAGCCGCTGGGAAAAGTGGCTTCCCCCAAGCGCTTTTGCCTCGGTAAGG GATCGACTACGCAGGAGCTGATATGCAATAGGACCCGAGAGCTGAAGGAAGATGGTGAGAGCAAAGAATGGCTGGTTGCAGCAGGGACTGTCTTGGGAGTAG GTAAGGCTGACCAGACATGGGTGTGTGTGGAGTCCTCTTTTTCCAGTGAGTTGGCCCCTGGCCCGACTCCAGGGTGTGGGAATGCAGTCCCTGCTGAGCAG TCTGCAGGTGATCAGTTGTCCCAGGAGCTGAAGCATGTAAAGAACGAACTGGAGCGAGTGAAGGGCGAACTTG ctgacAAGACTGCCCAGTGTGAAGCCTATTGCCAGATGATCTCCTCCTTGCAGGCTCAGCTCAGAGCAGCAG GAATCTGTCTGGAAGATGCAGCAGTGGAGAGTGGTGACTCGGGGAGACACTGA
- the LOC138690730 gene encoding collagen alpha-1(I) chain-like isoform X3 codes for MWRWEQPPAGSGSPVCPDLLRHVDGPRSPLSPLYLSFFEEECRTIATRLRLGAAVAAEPSPGPGEDSALWPDAAGPITSTPLHTSPPLDERAPDSATPAARPSTGGSEAAAPGPARGVPRRLPQPAAGGGPGAARPGSGLARPQALSRKGARRGAGQPPCGGPGPAGRPRTPARSPGRGGRLSVSRARASLGLQLPKAGKELGGLGTRLPQPSGTKLKLMPAAKSRLQHPHGALQLTQPSAIPKPTPRDAEMETAVKVGGRRQPSRRLSTAIPIVASRSRLQPLGKVASPKRFCLGKGSTTQELICNRTRELKEDGESKEWLVAAGTVLGVGKADQTWVCVESSFSSELAPGPTPGCGNAVPAEQSAGDQLSQELKHVKNELERVKGELADKTAQCEAYCQMISSLQAQLRAAGAECRK; via the exons ATGTGGCGGTGGGAGCAGCCGCCGGCGGGGTCCGGCTCGCCAGTCTGCCCCGACTTGCTGCGGCATGTAGACGGCCCGCGCTCGCCGCTCTCCCCGCTGTACCTCAGCTTCTTCGAGGAGGAGTGCCGCACCATCGCCACCCGCCTGCGCCTCGGCGCCGCCGTTGCGGCGGAGCCCTCGCCGGGCCCGGGGGAGGACAGCGCCCTGTGGCCCGACGCCGCCGGGCCCATCACCTCCACGCCGCTGCACACCTCGCCGCCCCTTGACGAGAGGGCCCCGGACAGCGCGacgcccgccgcccgcccgaGCACGGGTGGCTCCGAGGCTgccgccccgggcccggcccgcggGGTGCCCCGGCGCCTCCCGCAGCCCGCTGCCGGCGGTGGCCCCGGCGCAGCGCGGCCCGGCTCCGGCCTCGCCCGCCCGCAGGCCCTGTCCCGTAAGGGAGCACGGCGCGGTGCCGGACAGCCCCCCTGCGGTGGGCCGGGCCCCGCGGGCCGCCCCCGCACCCCGGCCCGGTCCCCGGGCCGTGGCGGCAGGCTCTCCGTCTCCCGGGCACGGGCCTCTCTGGGTCTGCAGCTCCCTAAGGCCGGCAAGGAGCTCGGTGGCCTGGGAACAAGGCTCCCGCAGCCCTCAG gTACCAAGCTGAAGCTGATGCCGGCTGCCAAGTCCAGGCTTCAGCATCCCCATGGGGCCTTGCAGCTGACACAACCTTCTGCCATTCCCAAACCCACCCCCCGGGACGCAGAGATGGAAA CTGCTGTCAAGGTTGGGGGTCGCAGACAGCCCTCCCGGAGGCTCTCCACAGCAATTCCTATTGTGGCTTCTCGCTCCCGACTGCAGCCGCTGGGAAAAGTGGCTTCCCCCAAGCGCTTTTGCCTCGGTAAGG GATCGACTACGCAGGAGCTGATATGCAATAGGACCCGAGAGCTGAAGGAAGATGGTGAGAGCAAAGAATGGCTGGTTGCAGCAGGGACTGTCTTGGGAGTAG GTAAGGCTGACCAGACATGGGTGTGTGTGGAGTCCTCTTTTTCCAGTGAGTTGGCCCCTGGCCCGACTCCAGGGTGTGGGAATGCAGTCCCTGCTGAGCAG TCTGCAGGTGATCAGTTGTCCCAGGAGCTGAAGCATGTAAAGAACGAACTGGAGCGAGTGAAGGGCGAACTTG ctgacAAGACTGCCCAGTGTGAAGCCTATTGCCAGATGATCTCCTCCTTGCAGGCTCAGCTCAGAGCAGCAG GTGCTGAGTGCCGGAAGTAG
- the LOC138690730 gene encoding collagen alpha-1(I) chain-like isoform X4, whose amino-acid sequence MWRWEQPPAGSGSPVCPDLLRHVDGPRSPLSPLYLSFFEEECRTIATRLRLGAAVAAEPSPGPGEDSALWPDAAGPITSTPLHTSPPLDERAPDSATPAARPSTGGSEAAAPGPARGVPRRLPQPAAGGGPGAARPGSGLARPQALSRKGARRGAGQPPCGGPGPAGRPRTPARSPGRGGRLSVSRARASLGLQLPKAGKELGGLGTRLPQPSGTKLKLMPAAKSRLQHPHGALQLTQPSAIPKPTPRDAEMETAVKVGGRRQPSRRLSTAIPIVASRSRLQPLGKVASPKRFCLGKGSTTQELICNRTRELKEDGKADQTWVCVESSFSSELAPGPTPGCGNAVPAEQSAGDQLSQELKHVKNELERVKGELADKTAQCEAYCQMISSLQAQLRAAGICLEDAAVESGDSGRH is encoded by the exons ATGTGGCGGTGGGAGCAGCCGCCGGCGGGGTCCGGCTCGCCAGTCTGCCCCGACTTGCTGCGGCATGTAGACGGCCCGCGCTCGCCGCTCTCCCCGCTGTACCTCAGCTTCTTCGAGGAGGAGTGCCGCACCATCGCCACCCGCCTGCGCCTCGGCGCCGCCGTTGCGGCGGAGCCCTCGCCGGGCCCGGGGGAGGACAGCGCCCTGTGGCCCGACGCCGCCGGGCCCATCACCTCCACGCCGCTGCACACCTCGCCGCCCCTTGACGAGAGGGCCCCGGACAGCGCGacgcccgccgcccgcccgaGCACGGGTGGCTCCGAGGCTgccgccccgggcccggcccgcggGGTGCCCCGGCGCCTCCCGCAGCCCGCTGCCGGCGGTGGCCCCGGCGCAGCGCGGCCCGGCTCCGGCCTCGCCCGCCCGCAGGCCCTGTCCCGTAAGGGAGCACGGCGCGGTGCCGGACAGCCCCCCTGCGGTGGGCCGGGCCCCGCGGGCCGCCCCCGCACCCCGGCCCGGTCCCCGGGCCGTGGCGGCAGGCTCTCCGTCTCCCGGGCACGGGCCTCTCTGGGTCTGCAGCTCCCTAAGGCCGGCAAGGAGCTCGGTGGCCTGGGAACAAGGCTCCCGCAGCCCTCAG gTACCAAGCTGAAGCTGATGCCGGCTGCCAAGTCCAGGCTTCAGCATCCCCATGGGGCCTTGCAGCTGACACAACCTTCTGCCATTCCCAAACCCACCCCCCGGGACGCAGAGATGGAAA CTGCTGTCAAGGTTGGGGGTCGCAGACAGCCCTCCCGGAGGCTCTCCACAGCAATTCCTATTGTGGCTTCTCGCTCCCGACTGCAGCCGCTGGGAAAAGTGGCTTCCCCCAAGCGCTTTTGCCTCGGTAAGG GATCGACTACGCAGGAGCTGATATGCAATAGGACCCGAGAGCTGAAGGAAGATG GTAAGGCTGACCAGACATGGGTGTGTGTGGAGTCCTCTTTTTCCAGTGAGTTGGCCCCTGGCCCGACTCCAGGGTGTGGGAATGCAGTCCCTGCTGAGCAG TCTGCAGGTGATCAGTTGTCCCAGGAGCTGAAGCATGTAAAGAACGAACTGGAGCGAGTGAAGGGCGAACTTG ctgacAAGACTGCCCAGTGTGAAGCCTATTGCCAGATGATCTCCTCCTTGCAGGCTCAGCTCAGAGCAGCAG GAATCTGTCTGGAAGATGCAGCAGTGGAGAGTGGTGACTCGGGGAGACACTGA